The genomic stretch AAATCTGGTAGGGCCAACTTTGGAACCTCTTCCATCGCTTTTTTCAGCCTCATAAAGGTATCTTCAGCCTTGGAATCCCAATGGAAATTCCCCTTTTTTAACAGCTCTTTTAGTGGCTTATTGATTATCCCATAATCCTTCACAAACCTCCTATAGTAGCTTGTGAGCCTGAGGAATCCTCTCAATGCTTTTATAGAGGTTGGTCTTGGCCAAGAAGTCATGGAAGCGACCTCCTTCAGGTCTGTGCTAACCCCTGAACTGGAGATGATGTGCCCTAGATATTCAACTTGCCCTTTGGCAAAGGCACATTTTAACCTCTTTAACATATAATCGGTTGGGCCTAAGGACTTCACATGTAACTCTTGGGTGCTCAATATATTTGGAAAAGGATGGGCTATACactaggatatcatcaaagaacactATGATGAAATCTTGGAGGTAAGGGGCAAAGATTTGGTTCATTAGGGCTTGAAATGTGACTGGGGCGTTGGTAAGGCCAAAGGGCATCGTTGTGAATTCAAAATGCTCGTGGTGTGTTCTAAATGCAGTCTTGGGTATGTCTGTAGGTCTCATTTGAATCTGATGGTAACCCGATTGAAGGTCTAATTTGGAGAATATGGTGGCATTCTTTCATTCATCTAGGAGGTCATCAACAATGGGAATTGGGAACTTATTTTTGACTGTCATGGCGTTAAGTTGAtgataatcaacacaaaattGCCAGGACCCGTCCCTTTTAactagagatgggaaatgggcctTGCCCGCATCCCGCTTGGCCCACCAATTTGGTGGGCTGGACTGAATTTGGCCCACGAGGGAGATGGGCTGGGCCGGGCCAAGGAAATGGAAACTTGGGCCCGGCACGGCCctgtggcccttaataaatgggccaaagtggGCTGGGCCAAGCCTGTTGGGCAGGGCTGGCCCGTGGGCCTGGCTATTTGGGCTGGCCCGTGagctatttatttttaatttttttatatataattttttaaatatatatatatttttattttttcccaaatgtaactaatattttttaaaatatttttattaatgtttacttataattttgatgtttgtaaaattatgatgtttacagtaaacattatgtttacaaaaattacactaaaattatgtttacaaacataataaacattatgtttacaaacataattatgtttacaaacattacaataaaattatgtttacaagaaacataatttttaattattatgtttataattattaaatacaaacataattttttaaatatttttttatttcttggtAGGCCGGGCCGGGCCGTTTTAGTGGGCTGGTTGATGGGCCGGCCCACGGGCTAATTTGGTGGGCTGGGCCACATATTattggcccggcccggccctcaTTTTGCTAGGCGGGCcggcccatttcccatctctactTTTAACAAGCAATGCAGGTGAGGTAAAAGGGCTGAGGCTTGGTCGGATGATGGATTTTTGAAGCATTTCCTTGACCAATTTCTCAATTTCAGTCTTTTGAATTGGGGGGTTATTGGTAAGATCGTATGTAGACTGGTTCGGAGTTGGGTTTGAGTGGAATGGTATGGTCAAGGGACCTTGTAGGTGGTAGGGAATTGGGCTCAATGAATAAGTCCTCAAATTCAACTAACAATATGTTGAGAGAATCAAGTTCTTGTACCTTTAAGTTGGGTTGTAATGGGCTGTTGACTGTTAACATGAGCTCTCTCCTTGGCTTGTTATCTTCCTCCAAACACTCCGCGGCTTGAATAGAGAACAGCTGTGCCACCAGGGACAGCTTGTTCTTGAGTATTTTCTGCAATCTCTTCCCCGTGATCATCTTGCATGTACCTGTTTCCAAGCTGGCTGTCAGTGTCATTTTCTTGCCATCCTTTTTGAACATCACCTCCATCTTGTTGAAATCGAAAATTATAGGGCTCACGTTCTTCATCCAGTCCACTCCCAACACTATGTCACATCCCCCTAGCTTTAACAGTCTTAAATCAGCCTCGAACTCTTCTCCTTGCATCTTCCAACAAAACCCAACGCATGCAGATTTGCTGACTACCTGGTTGCCATTATCCATGGTTATGGAAAGGGGATGAGTGCTGGTCGACCTCTCTTTGCTGTACCTTCATCCAAAAAGCTGTGGGTACTCTCACTATCAATTAAGGCCATCAGTTTGCAGTCTGGTATCCTCCCCTCTACCTTAATTATCTTACTGTTGGCCAGCCCTTTCAGTGCATGCAGCGAAATTTCCCCGTTATCCTCGGTTTCAGATTTCCCTTGAAATACAGGCATTCCTTCTTTAGTTTCTATCTCATCTTCCTCCCCCTCCAGCCAAAGTAGCTGTTTCCTGCAAACGTGCCCTGGGGAATATTTTTCTCCACACCGGAAGCATAACCCAGCTTGCCTCCTCTGCTCCATCAGTCTTCCCCCATGTGACTGCCTGGGGTTAACAGCTGTTGGAGCTGTCCAACCTCTCGAACCTGGGTTAAATTTAGTGAATTCCTGGTTAAATCCTTTCCCTTCTTGCTGTTGACCATCAAATTTATCCCCCTCGCCTGCAGCCTCTGTTTTTTCATTAGGGCCTCCACTGTTAATTCTTGCAACTTAGCACTTTCAGCTGCTTGCTTAATGGTTCTTGGCTGTAGCATCTTAACCATGGGCCTTAATTCATCGCTCAAGCCGCTAATGAACCTTGAGACGAAATAAGCCTCAGTTAGATGGGGGTTGTGATTAATCATCAGCGATTTCAACTCTTCAAACCTCAATTGATAGTCCTGTACTTTTCCCCCCTTCTCTAACTTATTTCCTCGATTATATCCGTCATATTACCATCACCAAACCT from Diospyros lotus cultivar Yz01 chromosome 9, ASM1463336v1, whole genome shotgun sequence encodes the following:
- the LOC127810169 gene encoding uncharacterized protein LOC127810169 isoform X2 yields the protein MDNGNQVVSKSACVGFCWKMQGEEFEADLRLLKLGGCDIVLGVDWMKNVSPIIFDFNKMEVMFKKDGKKMTLTASLETGTCKMITGKRLQKILKNKLSLVAQLFSIQAAECLEEDNKPRRELMLTVNSPLQPNLKLLYSKANGMRTLMKNKAEL
- the LOC127810169 gene encoding uncharacterized protein LOC127810169 isoform X1 translates to MDNGNQVVSKSACVGFCWKMQGEEFEADLRLLKLGGCDIVLGVDWMKNVSPIIFDFNKMEVMFKKDGKKMTLTASLETGTCKMITGKRLQKILKNKLSLVAQLFSIQAAECLEEDNKPRRELMLTVNSPLQPNLKVGMPKIISRCFPSFSSSLLVNQQLGSLKQYNSSARTVPVSVNVQV